One Pseudodesulfovibrio cashew DNA window includes the following coding sequences:
- a CDS encoding TetR/AcrR family transcriptional regulator, translating into MNEKRNVNTKDALLAAAIEVFADKGFDAATVRDICGRAGANVAAVNYHYGGKDALYLAVLEEVFPRDTYEQSGDEDMDPELRFKRYLRNLISDIYESGSATIAQRWSIFLREMAKPSRNLDFIVRRQVQPRADELREIVSALLGPECPESVLAYTSSSIWVLLLDHLLTQPILDRLTPRRPAVNSANLEEFVDHVFKFSLGGIKAVGR; encoded by the coding sequence ATGAACGAGAAACGCAACGTCAACACAAAAGACGCGTTACTGGCGGCAGCCATCGAGGTTTTCGCCGACAAGGGGTTCGACGCGGCCACTGTCCGTGATATCTGCGGCCGTGCCGGTGCCAACGTGGCGGCGGTCAACTATCACTACGGTGGAAAGGACGCGCTCTACCTGGCCGTGCTGGAGGAAGTCTTCCCCAGGGACACCTACGAGCAGTCAGGGGACGAGGACATGGACCCCGAGCTGCGCTTCAAGCGCTACCTGCGCAACCTGATCAGCGATATCTACGAGAGCGGCAGCGCCACCATCGCCCAGCGTTGGTCCATCTTCCTTCGCGAAATGGCCAAACCGAGCCGGAACCTCGACTTCATCGTCAGGCGGCAGGTCCAGCCCCGAGCCGATGAGCTCAGGGAGATCGTGTCCGCTCTTCTCGGGCCGGAATGTCCGGAGAGTGTCCTGGCCTACACCAGCTCCAGCATCTGGGTGCTCCTGCTCGACCATCTGCTGACACAGCCAATCCTGGACAGGCTCACGCCGAGACGTCCCGCCGTGAACAGCGCCAACCTGGAGGAGTTCGTGGATCACGTCTTCAAGTTCTCTCTGGGTGGGATCAAGGCGGTGGGCCGGTAG
- the ispH gene encoding 4-hydroxy-3-methylbut-2-enyl diphosphate reductase, with translation MEVKLAETAGFCMGVDLALRRLDKLVKAAKGKPIHILGPIIHNPQVLKRYAEQGVIIAETPEEVPSGACVVIRAHGITREVEEALRKRNVVIKDATCPRVKKAQLLIQRHTGEDRELLLYGEADHPEVKGLVSYARDGHFLFGSPEELEAYPLSPEKKYVLAAQTTQDRVLFEMIAEKLRTTPDLDVLILETICDATKLRQNEANQLARQVDFMVVVGGYNSGNTRRLAQVAEENGTPCRHVETVDDLDLKELRGYGSVGVTAGASTPRRLIDQVIAALKAL, from the coding sequence ATGGAAGTAAAACTCGCGGAGACGGCAGGGTTCTGCATGGGCGTGGACCTTGCGCTCAGGCGGCTGGACAAGCTGGTCAAGGCTGCCAAGGGCAAGCCCATCCACATCCTGGGCCCCATCATCCACAACCCCCAGGTGCTCAAGCGCTATGCCGAGCAGGGGGTGATCATCGCGGAAACGCCGGAAGAGGTGCCCTCCGGGGCCTGCGTGGTCATCCGCGCCCACGGCATCACCCGCGAGGTGGAGGAGGCACTGCGCAAACGGAACGTGGTCATCAAGGACGCCACCTGCCCCAGGGTGAAAAAGGCGCAACTGCTCATTCAGCGCCACACCGGCGAGGACCGGGAGCTCCTGCTTTACGGCGAGGCCGACCATCCCGAGGTCAAGGGACTGGTCAGCTACGCTCGGGACGGCCACTTCCTTTTCGGCTCCCCGGAGGAGCTTGAGGCTTATCCGCTCTCCCCAGAGAAAAAATACGTGCTGGCCGCCCAGACCACCCAGGACAGGGTCCTGTTCGAAATGATCGCCGAAAAGCTCAGGACGACACCCGATCTGGACGTCCTGATTCTGGAGACCATCTGCGACGCTACCAAGCTGCGGCAAAACGAGGCCAATCAACTGGCCCGCCAGGTGGACTTCATGGTCGTGGTCGGCGGCTACAACAGCGGCAACACCCGGCGCCTGGCCCAGGTGGCCGAAGAGAACGGCACACCTTGCAGGCATGTAGAAACCGTAGATGACCTTGACCTGAAAGAACTGCGCGGCTATGGCTCTGTGGGCGTCACTGCGGGCGCTTCAACCCCCCGCAGGCTCATTGACCAGGTCATCGCCGCGCTCAAGGCGCTCTGA
- a CDS encoding molybdenum cofactor biosynthesis protein MoaE produces MDINKAIADLKKEPGFAENVGMMLVHNGVVRAWSRKDRAEVTAIEVQTDLDKVEEIRKDIEAREGIFRAVAQARCGAMKPGDDVLLLIVAGDIRENVKPALADFLDRVKSEAVTKKEIFA; encoded by the coding sequence ATGGATATCAATAAGGCTATTGCCGATCTGAAAAAGGAACCGGGTTTTGCCGAAAACGTCGGCATGATGTTGGTGCACAACGGCGTGGTCCGCGCGTGGTCCCGCAAGGACCGGGCAGAGGTGACCGCCATCGAGGTGCAGACCGACCTGGACAAGGTCGAGGAGATCCGCAAGGATATCGAAGCGCGCGAAGGCATCTTCAGGGCCGTGGCCCAGGCCAGATGCGGAGCCATGAAGCCGGGAGACGACGTCCTCCTGCTCATCGTGGCCGGAGACATCCGTGAAAACGTGAAGCCCGCGCTTGCCGACTTCCTGGACCGGGTCAAATCCGAAGCAGTCACCAAAAAAGAAATTTTCGCCTAG
- the moaA gene encoding GTP 3',8-cyclase MoaA, translated as MHKILEDTHGRTVSYLRVSVTDRCNLRCTYCAGEGQEFIPHPDILRYEEILDFIGMVVDMGIEKIRFTGGEPFVRKGFGDFMIEAAKRYPDLDLCVTTNATLIKDYVKPLAEAGIRRVNISLDTLDPEKFKRITGRDHFAEVRANIDRCLEAGMRVKINAVAMRGFNDDELPAFVEFARENPLDMRFIEFMPVGLETGWDDATVWKAEEILTEAETYAELVPLTEDDKCQHGPARVFNIKGGKGRIGLISPYTNHFCGTCNRLRLTSDGNLRTCLFSDKVYRLRPVLRNPKLGLAAVEKILKKASRHKPIGHDLLERMPAGQGVCRTRMASIGG; from the coding sequence ATGCACAAGATTCTTGAAGACACACACGGCCGCACGGTCAGCTATCTGCGCGTCAGCGTAACGGACCGCTGCAACCTTCGCTGCACCTATTGCGCGGGCGAAGGGCAGGAATTCATTCCGCACCCGGACATCCTGCGATACGAGGAAATCCTCGATTTCATCGGCATGGTGGTCGACATGGGCATCGAGAAAATCCGCTTCACCGGCGGTGAGCCCTTTGTGCGCAAAGGATTCGGCGACTTCATGATCGAGGCGGCAAAGCGCTACCCCGACCTGGACCTCTGCGTGACCACCAACGCCACGCTGATCAAGGACTACGTAAAGCCCCTGGCCGAAGCGGGCATCCGGCGGGTGAACATCTCCCTGGACACCCTGGACCCCGAAAAATTCAAGCGCATCACCGGCCGCGACCACTTCGCCGAGGTCAGGGCCAACATCGATCGCTGCCTGGAGGCGGGGATGCGGGTCAAGATCAACGCCGTGGCCATGCGCGGGTTCAATGACGACGAACTCCCCGCTTTCGTGGAGTTCGCACGGGAGAACCCGCTGGACATGCGCTTCATCGAGTTCATGCCCGTGGGGTTGGAGACCGGTTGGGATGACGCAACAGTCTGGAAGGCCGAGGAAATCCTGACTGAGGCCGAAACCTACGCTGAACTGGTGCCTCTGACAGAGGACGACAAATGCCAGCACGGCCCGGCCCGGGTCTTCAACATCAAGGGAGGCAAGGGCCGCATCGGGCTCATCTCTCCCTACACCAACCACTTCTGCGGCACTTGCAACCGCCTGCGCCTGACCTCGGACGGCAACCTGCGGACCTGTCTCTTCTCAGACAAGGTATACCGCCTGCGGCCCGTGCTGCGCAATCCCAAGCTCGGATTGGCCGCAGTGGAAAAGATTCTCAAGAAAGCCAGCCGCCACAAGCCCATCGGGCACGACCTGCTGGAACGCATGCCCGCAGGACAGGGTGTGTGCCGCACACGCATGGCGTCCATCGGCGGCTGA